A single genomic interval of Flavobacteriales bacterium harbors:
- a CDS encoding SDR family oxidoreductase codes for MSTIESMMRPDALKGRVIVVTGGGTGLGLSMARTFLALGAQVVITSRKQDVLDGAAAELIRETGGEVLAVACDVRKYLEVEQLLERTLQRFGRVDALVNNAAGNFISPTERLSSKAFEVIIDIVLMGTVNCTLAFGKHWIANGERDKAVLNITTTYAWTGSGYVVPSACAKAGVLALTRSLAVEWARHGIRSNAIAPGPFPTKGAWSRLLPGEMMERFDLAKRVPLGRVGEHRELADLAAYLVSPWSGYVNGEVVTIDGGEWLKGAGQFSQLDQVEPGMWDAIEQMVRGVRGS; via the coding sequence ATGAGCACGATCGAAAGCATGATGCGGCCCGACGCCCTGAAGGGAAGGGTCATCGTTGTCACAGGTGGCGGTACCGGCCTGGGCTTGAGCATGGCGCGCACCTTCCTGGCCCTCGGCGCGCAGGTGGTGATCACCAGCCGCAAGCAGGACGTGCTGGACGGGGCGGCGGCGGAGCTCATCCGCGAGACCGGAGGTGAGGTGCTCGCCGTGGCCTGCGACGTGCGCAAGTACCTGGAGGTGGAGCAGCTTCTTGAACGCACGCTGCAGCGCTTCGGCCGCGTGGACGCGCTGGTGAACAACGCCGCGGGCAATTTCATCAGCCCCACGGAGCGGCTCAGCAGCAAGGCCTTCGAGGTCATCATCGACATCGTGCTGATGGGCACGGTGAACTGCACGCTCGCCTTCGGAAAGCACTGGATCGCCAACGGGGAGCGCGACAAGGCGGTGCTGAACATCACCACCACCTATGCGTGGACGGGCAGCGGCTACGTGGTGCCCAGCGCCTGTGCCAAGGCCGGTGTGCTCGCGCTCACGCGTTCGCTGGCCGTGGAATGGGCCCGCCACGGCATCCGCAGCAACGCCATCGCGCCCGGACCCTTTCCCACCAAGGGTGCGTGGAGCCGCCTGTTGCCCGGGGAGATGATGGAGCGCTTCGACCTGGCCAAGCGCGTGCCCTTGGGCCGGGTGGGCGAGCACCGCGAACTGGCCGACCTGGCGGCCTACCTCGTTTCGCCATGGTCCGGCTATGTCAACGGCGAGGTCGTCACCATCGACGGTGGCGAGTGGCTGAAAGGGGCCGGACAGTTCAGCCAGCTGGACCAGGTGGAACCCGGCATGTGGGATGCCATCGAGCAGATGGTGCGGGGTGTTCGGGGCAGCTGA
- a CDS encoding DUF1987 domain-containing protein, which translates to MERFELAATAKTPRVLLDPSRGVLELSGSSIHENADKFYRPIFDHLRTYLAAPQRNTVIRIDLEYFNSSSAKYLLDLLRIVDDGHAAGRTAASVEWGYRSDDLDMREVGEDYRGLLDMPVRLVQRRT; encoded by the coding sequence ATGGAACGCTTCGAGCTGGCGGCCACGGCCAAGACCCCCCGGGTGCTGCTCGACCCTTCGCGCGGCGTGCTGGAGCTCAGCGGCTCCTCCATCCACGAGAACGCGGACAAGTTCTACCGGCCCATCTTCGACCACCTCCGCACCTACCTCGCCGCCCCACAGCGTAACACCGTCATCCGCATCGACCTGGAGTACTTCAACTCCAGCTCCGCCAAGTACCTGCTGGACCTGCTCCGCATCGTGGACGACGGCCATGCCGCGGGGCGCACCGCAGCCTCCGTGGAATGGGGCTACCGGTCGGACGACCTGGACATGCGCGAGGTGGGTGAGGACTACCGCGGGCTCCTGGACATGCCGGTGCGCCTCGTCCAGCGGCGGACATAG
- a CDS encoding universal stress protein, with protein MKTILVPYDFSDCATDALRVAAKLARLSGACIDIVHMYEQMTDFHTENQRLRDEIEAKLDKVPQLPFLQGLELKKFMLRQMSITEMFKNDNLAHVDLVVMGSHGARGIRGLVGSNTQRIVRIAPMPVLVIKHHIEDFTVNDVVYASTFTEPDNVKFEAFLPLLRLFDARIHLLKVNTPKTFERSEDSTRAMDAFLQRHELNKYTATIYNDLSIEEGILNFARGIDADLIAMATHGRTGFFHVVNGSLTEDIVNHTSFPVLSVKL; from the coding sequence ATGAAGACCATCCTTGTTCCCTACGATTTTTCGGACTGTGCGACCGATGCGCTGCGCGTGGCCGCCAAGCTGGCCCGGCTGTCCGGCGCGTGCATCGACATCGTGCACATGTACGAGCAGATGACCGATTTCCATACGGAGAACCAGCGTCTGCGGGACGAGATCGAGGCGAAGCTGGACAAGGTTCCGCAGCTGCCCTTCCTCCAGGGTCTTGAGCTCAAGAAGTTCATGCTCCGCCAGATGTCGATCACCGAGATGTTCAAGAACGACAACCTGGCCCACGTGGACCTGGTGGTGATGGGCTCCCACGGTGCGCGGGGCATCCGTGGGCTGGTGGGCTCCAACACCCAGCGCATCGTCCGCATCGCGCCCATGCCCGTTCTGGTCATCAAGCACCACATCGAGGACTTCACGGTCAACGACGTGGTGTACGCGAGCACCTTCACCGAACCGGACAACGTGAAGTTCGAGGCCTTCCTGCCCCTTCTTCGCTTGTTCGACGCGCGGATCCACCTGCTCAAGGTGAACACCCCGAAGACCTTCGAGCGCAGCGAGGATTCCACCCGGGCGATGGACGCCTTTCTCCAGCGGCACGAGCTCAACAAGTACACGGCCACCATCTACAATGACCTCAGCATCGAGGAGGGCATCCTGAACTTCGCCCGGGGCATCGACGCGGACCTCATCGCCATGGCCACCCACGGCCGCACGGGCTTCTTCCACGTGGTGAACGGCAGCCTCACGGAGGACATCGTCAACCACACCTCGTTCCCCGTGCTCAGCGTCAAGCTCTGA